Below is a window of Planctomycetes bacterium MalM25 DNA.
GGCGGACGAGGTCGAGGTGCAGCTCGCCTACGCGATTGGCGTCGCCGAGCCGGTGAGCGTGAACGTCAACACGTTCGACACGGGCAAGATCGACAACGAGTCGATGGTCCAGCTCATCCGCGACCACTTCGCCCTCACGCCGCGCGGCCTGATCAACGAGCTCGGCCTGACCAAGCCGGTGATGAGCGACACGGCCGCCCACGGCCACTTCGGCCGCGAGCCCGGCCCGAACGGCGAGTTCAGCTGGGAGAAGACCGACAAGGCCGACGCCCTGGCGAAGGCGGCCGAGTCGCTGGCGGTTGCGACCTAGTTCACCACAGAGATCACCGAGGACACGGAGGAAGCGTCGGGGCCTTTGGTCCCGGCCTTCCTTTTTTCTTTCCCTCTGTGCTCTCTGTGCCCTCCGTGGTGAATCTCATGAATCAACGCATCGGCCTCGGCGAGGATCGGCACCGGCTCGATGAGCCCGGCACGGGGCCCCTGCGGTTGGGGGGGATCGACGTGCCGCACGAACGCGGCCTCGTCGGGCACTCCGACGCCGACGTGCTGCTGCACGCCATCACCGACGCGCTGCTCGGCGCCGTCGGCGATCACGACATCGGCGAGCTCTTCCCCAACGACGACGCGGCGAACGCCGGCCGCGACTCGGCCGATTTCCTCCGCCGGGCGCACCAACTCGTCCAAGACGCCGGCTACGAGCTGGCGAACCTCGACTGTGTGGTCCATGCGCAGCGCCCGAAGCTGCTGCCCTACAAGGACGCCATGCGGCAGCGGATCGCGGAGATCCTCGACGTCCCCGCCGGCGACATCGGACTCAAGGCGAAGACGGGCGAGAGCGTCGGCCCGATCGGCCGCGAAGAGGCGATCGACGCCCGCTGCGTGGCGCTCGTGGTGAGAGCAGAGGCTTAGGCCTTGAGCTCTACTTCAGGTCGATACGGAATCCACCGATCAGACCCGCCACGAAGTTGTAGAGCAGAGCCATCAAGGCGCCGCCAATGAAACCCATAACGGGGTACATGATGGCCATCATGATCGCCATCACGATCGCGAATCCCGCCTCGGGCCCCCCCTGCATGGCCGGGCCAATGAAGAACAGGGGGGCTAAGATAAGAGCCAGAATCGCGTACATCAGTCCGAGCACTTTGCCCGCTTGAAGCGGGTGAATGTACTCGAACTCGATCGTCGTCCCGCGCTGCGGCTTCTCGGTGTTCTCTTCGCTCATGATCCTTATTTCTCCGGATTGGCAGGGCGTCGATGGGAAGCTACCGCCCGACACCAAGCCGGGCAACGGAGATTGCTGGCTAGCCGATCTTTCCAGAACCGCCCCAAAGGCCGTACCCTTACGGTTTGCCAAAGGGGCGTCGCGCCGCGGTCGAGACGACGCGGCTCCCGCCCAGATAATCCGCAATTCGAAAATCCCTGATCCGCAATGGCCACCGCCACGCCCTCCGCCGTGTTCGACCCGCAGACCGAAGCCGGACCGCACCCCTCGCTGACGATCTACAACACGCTCAGCAAGAAGAAAGAGCCGTTCGAGACCGTCAAGCAGGGCCGGGTCGGCGTCTACCTGTGCGGGCCGACGGTCTACGGCAAGGCCCACATCGGCCACATGGTCGGCCCCGTCCTCTTCGACACGATCAAGCGGTACCTCACCTACTGCGGCTACCAGGTCCGCTGGGTCGTCAACATCACCGACGTCGACGACAAGCTCATCAAGGCGGCCAACGACCAGGGCATCACGATGGCCGAGGTCGCCGCGCTGAACATCAAGGACTACGAGGACAACCTCGCCGCGCTGGGCGTTACCAAGATCGACGACTTCCCCAAGGCGACCGAGTGCATGGGGGATATCATTGACTTCATCGCCGGCCTGATCGACGAGGGCTACGCCTACGCCTCGCAGGGCGATGTCTACTTCGACGTGGGCAAAGATCAAGGCTACGGCAAGCTCTCCAACCGGACCGTCGAGGGCATGCAGGGTGACGGCGGCGGCGCGGCGGACCGCAAGCGCTCGGCGGCCGACTTCGCGCTGTGGAAGGGCGCCAAAGAGGGCGAGCCCGCGTGGGACTCGCCCTGGGGCAAGGGCCGGCCCGGCTGGCACATCGAGTGCTCCGCGATGAGCAAGAAGCTCCTCGGCGAGACCTTCGACATCCACGGCGGCGGGCTCGACCTCGTCTTCCCGCACCACGAGAACGAGATCGCCCAGAGCGAGTGCTGCCACGGCAAGCCGATGGCCAAGTACTGGGCGCACAACGGCCTGCTGCGGAAGGACTCGGGCGCGGGCAAGATCGGTGGCAAAGCCGATCGCGCGGGAACCTCGTCGTCCCCGACCGAGGCCGACGCATCCTCGGGAAAGATGAGCCGCTCGAAGGGCGCCGGCGGGCTCGACACGCTCATCGCCAAGCAGGGGGGCGAACGCATCCGCTTCTTCCTGCTCCGCACGCACTACCGCAGCACCGTCCTCTTCAGCGAAGAGGCGATCGAGGAGGCGGCCGTCGGCCTTGAGACCTTCTACCGCCTGTTCAAACGGTACGAACGCGTCACCGGCAGCAGCTTCTACGACCTGGAGGCTCCCGCCTCCCGCTCGGCCGAGACGCCGGCGACGGGCGAAGCGGCCGCCAAGGCCCGCCAGAAGTTCATCGCCGCGATGGACGACGACTT
It encodes the following:
- the ispF gene encoding 2-C-methyl-D-erythritol 2,4-cyclodiphosphate synthase; this translates as MNQRIGLGEDRHRLDEPGTGPLRLGGIDVPHERGLVGHSDADVLLHAITDALLGAVGDHDIGELFPNDDAANAGRDSADFLRRAHQLVQDAGYELANLDCVVHAQRPKLLPYKDAMRQRIAEILDVPAGDIGLKAKTGESVGPIGREEAIDARCVALVVRAEA
- the cysS gene encoding Cysteine--tRNA ligase, which codes for MATATPSAVFDPQTEAGPHPSLTIYNTLSKKKEPFETVKQGRVGVYLCGPTVYGKAHIGHMVGPVLFDTIKRYLTYCGYQVRWVVNITDVDDKLIKAANDQGITMAEVAALNIKDYEDNLAALGVTKIDDFPKATECMGDIIDFIAGLIDEGYAYASQGDVYFDVGKDQGYGKLSNRTVEGMQGDGGGAADRKRSAADFALWKGAKEGEPAWDSPWGKGRPGWHIECSAMSKKLLGETFDIHGGGLDLVFPHHENEIAQSECCHGKPMAKYWAHNGLLRKDSGAGKIGGKADRAGTSSSPTEADASSGKMSRSKGAGGLDTLIAKQGGERIRFFLLRTHYRSTVLFSEEAIEEAAVGLETFYRLFKRYERVTGSSFYDLEAPASRSAETPATGEAAAKARQKFIAAMDDDFNTGGAVAELFELAKLTNKFCEENKLEDSADDDQRATLTALMTQIKELASILGLFSEPPASAGGGDDLLAKVMPVVIQLRSDARAAKNFAVADAIRDGLAPTGITLEDRAGGTEWEGGADDATEAVMQMLITLRADARSNKDFATADALRDQLAAIGVTIEDRAGGAEWSAS